One genomic segment of Pandoraea thiooxydans includes these proteins:
- a CDS encoding LysR substrate-binding domain-containing protein gives MARRDSLPPLNPTRAFEATGRLLSISKAAEELSVTPAAVSRQVRALEDFLKAPLFERVRGGLVLTAVGARYLSDLMPLFATLRAATDAVISGSPGGNVLRIRSPATFAVRWLIPRLASFHRLNQNIDVQLTTSSAPLNFAQEDIDAGIQLGNGDWPGMNTQRLIPNELVPVAAPSLAVKRPKQLDRQTLLHSLARLDDWSLWLKAAGLTRINAQRGMRYETSLLAYQAAIEGHGVAIAQKALVEKELADGTLAVPFGPTLDRGAYTYYFAWPAGKRQSAALRAFREWLATVVRG, from the coding sequence ATGGCTCGCCGCGATTCGCTTCCCCCTCTCAATCCGACCCGCGCTTTCGAGGCGACCGGGCGCCTGCTCAGCATTTCGAAGGCCGCGGAAGAGTTGTCCGTCACGCCGGCCGCGGTGAGCCGGCAGGTCAGGGCGCTCGAAGACTTTCTCAAGGCGCCGCTGTTCGAGCGGGTGCGCGGCGGCCTCGTGCTGACCGCCGTGGGGGCCCGCTATCTGTCCGACTTGATGCCGCTTTTCGCCACGCTGCGCGCGGCCACGGATGCGGTCATCTCCGGCAGCCCGGGCGGCAACGTGCTGCGCATCCGCTCGCCGGCCACCTTCGCGGTGCGCTGGCTGATTCCGCGTCTGGCGAGCTTTCACCGGCTCAATCAAAACATCGACGTGCAATTGACCACGTCGTCCGCACCGCTGAACTTCGCGCAGGAAGACATCGACGCGGGCATTCAGCTGGGTAACGGCGATTGGCCCGGGATGAACACGCAGCGCCTGATCCCGAACGAACTCGTGCCGGTGGCCGCGCCCTCGCTCGCGGTGAAACGGCCCAAACAGCTCGACAGGCAAACGCTGCTGCATTCCCTCGCGCGCCTCGACGACTGGAGCCTGTGGCTGAAGGCCGCGGGCCTGACGAGAATCAATGCGCAGCGCGGCATGCGCTACGAGACCTCGCTGTTGGCCTACCAGGCGGCGATCGAAGGGCACGGCGTGGCAATCGCACAGAAAGCGCTGGTGGAAAAGGAGCTGGCCGACGGCACGCTGGCCGTCCCATTCGGGCCGACGCTCGATCGCGGCGCGTACACCTATTATTTCGCGTGGCCGGCCGGCAAGCGCCAGAGCGCGGCATTGCGGGCGTTTCGCGAGTGGCTGGCCACGGTCGTGCGCGGCTGA
- a CDS encoding DUF1484 family protein: MARHPAAQPTTPFPLSRQRDLLAELASRPTLDLACAQPILTELETLAATVDDAVQAACHELAVVSEGLEGLLALLDEADQQRLTARQLHTLVAPLKRQLDAACAPVRQMI, from the coding sequence ATGGCTCGCCATCCTGCTGCCCAACCCACCACCCCCTTCCCCCTCTCCCGCCAACGCGACCTGCTCGCCGAACTCGCCAGCCGACCCACGCTGGATCTTGCCTGCGCCCAACCGATCCTCACCGAACTCGAAACGCTCGCCGCCACCGTCGACGACGCGGTGCAGGCTGCCTGCCATGAATTGGCCGTGGTCAGCGAAGGGCTGGAAGGCTTGTTGGCACTGCTTGACGAGGCCGATCAGCAGCGGCTGACGGCGCGGCAGTTGCATACGCTGGTGGCGCCGCTCAAGCGGCAGCTCGATGCGGCCTGTGCGCCGGTGCGGCAGATGATTTGA
- the hydA gene encoding dihydropyrimidinase: MPSHTPEPAADKDGFDLVIRHADVATAADRFTCDIGVRDGVITALARRLPEGRQEIDAAGRLVLPGGVDAHCHLDQPMPDGMRMADDFVTGTRSAACGGTTTVIPFAAQAKSESLAAAVSDYHHRAEGKAAIDYAFHLIVSDPTPAVLEQELPRLIAQGYTSFKIYMTYDDLKLNDRQILEVLDVARQHRALVMVHAENADCIGWLTDRLTAAGHTAPRYHAMSRPSAVEREATHRAITFAELVDVPILIVHVSGREAIEQIRWAHGQGLRIYAETCPQYLYLTADDLGLDDHGYHGAKCVCSPPPRDAQNRDVVWNAIADGLFSVFSSDHAPFRYDDPHGKKLHGQEQPFQYIPNGIPGLETRLPLLFSGGVMSGLIDVHRFVALTATEPAKLYGLYPRKGTIAVGADADLVLWDTERRVTIRNRDLHHAVDYTPYEGTEVQGWPVLTIAAGKVVCDNGQFVGEPGAGRFLPCGTPAAFVQPPRRG, translated from the coding sequence ATGCCATCGCACACCCCCGAACCAGCGGCAGACAAAGACGGCTTCGACCTGGTGATTCGCCATGCCGACGTAGCCACCGCGGCCGATCGCTTCACCTGTGACATCGGCGTGCGCGATGGCGTGATCACCGCCCTGGCCAGGCGCCTGCCCGAAGGGCGCCAGGAAATCGACGCGGCCGGGCGCCTCGTGCTACCCGGCGGCGTCGACGCGCACTGCCACCTCGACCAGCCCATGCCCGACGGCATGCGCATGGCCGACGACTTCGTCACCGGCACCCGCTCGGCCGCCTGCGGCGGCACCACCACGGTGATCCCATTCGCCGCGCAGGCCAAGAGCGAGTCCCTGGCCGCCGCGGTGAGCGACTACCACCACCGCGCCGAAGGCAAGGCCGCCATCGACTACGCGTTTCACCTGATCGTCAGCGACCCGACCCCGGCGGTGCTCGAGCAAGAGCTGCCGCGCCTGATCGCGCAGGGCTACACGTCGTTCAAGATCTACATGACCTACGACGACCTCAAGCTCAACGACCGGCAGATTCTCGAAGTGCTCGACGTCGCGCGCCAGCACCGCGCGCTGGTCATGGTGCACGCCGAAAACGCCGATTGCATCGGCTGGCTCACCGACCGCCTCACCGCGGCCGGGCACACCGCGCCGCGCTACCACGCGATGTCGCGGCCCAGCGCGGTGGAGCGCGAAGCCACGCACCGCGCCATCACCTTCGCGGAACTGGTCGACGTGCCGATCCTGATCGTGCACGTCTCGGGGCGCGAAGCCATCGAGCAGATTCGCTGGGCGCACGGGCAGGGCCTGCGCATCTACGCCGAAACCTGTCCGCAATACCTCTACCTCACGGCCGACGACCTGGGCCTCGACGACCACGGCTACCACGGCGCCAAATGCGTGTGCAGCCCGCCGCCGCGCGACGCGCAAAACCGCGACGTGGTCTGGAACGCCATCGCCGACGGCCTGTTCAGCGTGTTCTCGTCGGACCACGCGCCGTTTCGCTACGACGACCCGCACGGCAAGAAACTGCACGGGCAGGAACAGCCGTTCCAATACATTCCCAACGGCATCCCCGGCCTCGAAACCCGGCTGCCGCTCCTGTTCTCGGGCGGCGTCATGAGCGGCCTGATCGACGTGCACCGCTTCGTCGCCCTGACCGCCACCGAGCCGGCCAAACTCTACGGCCTGTACCCGCGCAAGGGCACCATCGCCGTCGGCGCCGACGCCGACCTCGTGCTATGGGACACCGAGCGGCGCGTCACCATCCGCAACCGCGACCTGCACCACGCCGTCGACTACACCCCGTACGAAGGCACCGAAGTGCAAGGCTGGCCGGTACTCACCATCGCCGCCGGCAAAGTCGTCTGCGACAACGGCCAATTCGTCGGTGAGCCAGGCGCAGGGCGCTTCCTGCCCTGCGGCACCCCGGCGGCGTTCGTGCAGCCGCCGCGACGGGGCTAA
- a CDS encoding MFS transporter: MDAPSIAVPTQAKTTVRWKIFLIMLMLISINYVDRASLSVAMPLISKEFNLSPAMQGFILSSFFWTYALMQIPGGMLADRFKPRIVIALATVFWGFFQAIAAGCTSAFTLVLTRLGLGAAEAPIYPAGGKLNAIWMTPHERGRGATLLDGGAPLGAALGAVIISSLIAVIGSWRLSFVVAGVGTMLVGLLAWYYIRNHPREHPAVNDEEASCIEAAAAQEHSQEPANLSGRSLDFFKYRSVWCMVFGWMCFNALFYGLLTWMPTYLNKVQGLNIAEMGGATFIIFFSGFVGEIFGGWLADQWRARGASANKVMRVLFGIAALIATASIFSVAYATTPMMVVILLSTTLFFLRWCGMYWCIPSLLGTRNKVGFLGGTMNLGGNIAGVSVPIIVGLIVQATGSYFLALMFFAAAGIGLFLCSTLIDYQRKLPV; this comes from the coding sequence ATGGACGCACCGTCTATTGCCGTGCCTACGCAGGCCAAGACAACCGTACGCTGGAAAATTTTCTTGATCATGTTGATGCTGATATCAATCAACTACGTCGACCGGGCTTCGCTGTCGGTCGCGATGCCGCTGATATCGAAAGAATTCAATCTGAGCCCGGCCATGCAAGGGTTCATCCTCAGCTCGTTTTTCTGGACCTACGCGCTGATGCAGATTCCGGGCGGCATGCTGGCCGACCGCTTCAAGCCGCGCATCGTGATCGCGCTGGCCACCGTCTTCTGGGGATTCTTCCAGGCCATCGCGGCCGGCTGCACCAGTGCCTTCACGCTGGTGCTCACGCGCCTCGGGCTGGGCGCCGCCGAAGCGCCGATCTACCCGGCCGGCGGCAAGCTCAATGCGATCTGGATGACCCCGCACGAGCGCGGCCGAGGCGCCACGCTGCTCGACGGCGGCGCACCGCTGGGCGCGGCGCTGGGGGCCGTGATCATCTCCAGCCTGATCGCCGTGATCGGCTCGTGGCGGCTGTCGTTCGTGGTGGCCGGCGTGGGCACCATGCTGGTCGGCCTGCTGGCCTGGTATTACATTCGCAACCATCCGCGCGAGCATCCGGCCGTCAACGACGAGGAAGCCAGCTGCATCGAGGCCGCCGCCGCGCAGGAGCACAGCCAGGAGCCGGCCAACCTCAGCGGGCGCAGCCTCGACTTCTTCAAATACCGCTCGGTGTGGTGCATGGTGTTCGGCTGGATGTGCTTCAACGCGCTTTTCTACGGACTGCTGACGTGGATGCCGACCTACCTGAACAAGGTGCAGGGCCTGAACATCGCGGAAATGGGCGGCGCGACCTTCATCATCTTCTTCTCGGGATTCGTCGGCGAAATCTTCGGCGGCTGGCTGGCCGACCAATGGCGCGCGCGCGGCGCGAGCGCCAACAAGGTCATGCGCGTGCTGTTCGGCATCGCGGCGCTGATCGCCACCGCGTCGATCTTTTCGGTGGCCTATGCGACTACGCCGATGATGGTCGTGATCCTGCTTTCCACCACGCTGTTCTTCCTGCGCTGGTGCGGCATGTACTGGTGCATTCCGTCGCTGCTCGGCACCCGCAACAAGGTGGGCTTCCTGGGCGGCACGATGAACCTCGGCGGCAACATCGCCGGCGTCTCGGTACCGATTATCGTGGGCCTGATCGTGCAGGCCACCGGTTCCTATTTTCTCGCGCTGATGTTCTTTGCGGCGGCGGGCATCGGCCTGTTCCTGTGCTCGACGCTGATCGACTATCAACGCAAATTGCCGGTCTAA
- a CDS encoding ABC transporter ATP-binding protein, whose translation MQKIAQNILHNIELVSNDSAENLQDEIRGAVELERKEFVLIVGNKGSGKSTFVDRFFGLTLDRSLRNKCTLLTVDLRDSDGQVESIQRWLTEQLIIKIEQALFPNANLSYEQLQGVFHKQYTRWAQGEFRHLHESDKIAFKIKFGEYVHNLRINSPSEYLQAFLAHTVFARQKMPCLVFDNTDHFNQEFQEAVFQYAQSIYRAIYSFIICPVTDRTIWQLSKHGPMQSYETKSFYLPVPSTKDVLQRRVSFLKEKLLSPSKQRDQYFLSKGIRLSVKDMSAFAACVEEVFINTEYVSRTVSWLCNYDIRRGLQLSKQILTSPQIPIDDLVKTYVSGRRLTIPEFRVRKALFLGDYNQFRQEDSEFILNVFTMLPDAIGTPFAKLSIIQVLKDKQAQAHSPADAYMEIGEVAAYLEPMGMPPAITLRHFQFLMDYRLVEPYDPTVNTSDYSVPVKVTPSGLIHLEFALADAAYLEHVGLTTPVREDKNADEIRNMMAKKWNTNEAAEH comes from the coding sequence TTGCAGAAAATAGCTCAGAACATACTGCACAACATCGAACTCGTTAGCAATGATAGTGCGGAAAACCTTCAGGACGAAATAAGAGGTGCGGTTGAACTCGAGCGAAAAGAGTTTGTTCTCATTGTCGGCAATAAAGGTTCCGGCAAGTCTACATTTGTTGACAGGTTCTTCGGGCTTACACTAGATAGATCGCTCCGGAATAAATGCACTCTGCTGACAGTGGATTTACGGGACAGCGATGGTCAAGTCGAATCAATCCAACGCTGGCTCACCGAGCAGTTAATTATCAAGATTGAACAAGCACTTTTCCCCAATGCCAATCTTAGCTATGAGCAACTGCAGGGAGTATTTCATAAGCAATATACTCGATGGGCTCAAGGGGAGTTTCGGCATTTGCACGAATCCGATAAAATTGCGTTTAAAATTAAATTTGGAGAATATGTCCACAATCTAAGAATAAATTCTCCAAGTGAGTATCTTCAAGCATTTCTGGCTCATACGGTCTTTGCAAGGCAAAAAATGCCTTGCTTGGTGTTCGATAATACAGACCACTTTAACCAAGAATTCCAGGAAGCGGTCTTTCAGTATGCGCAATCGATTTACAGGGCGATTTATTCGTTTATAATTTGCCCCGTTACGGATAGGACGATATGGCAACTTTCCAAGCATGGGCCAATGCAGTCATATGAAACCAAATCTTTTTACCTCCCCGTTCCGTCGACGAAGGACGTACTTCAAAGGAGAGTCTCATTCTTAAAAGAAAAGCTTCTTTCTCCGTCAAAACAAAGGGATCAATATTTTCTATCCAAGGGAATAAGACTTTCGGTTAAAGACATGAGCGCATTTGCGGCGTGCGTCGAGGAAGTTTTTATTAATACCGAATATGTTTCCAGGACTGTTAGTTGGTTATGCAACTATGATATTCGACGAGGATTACAACTTTCAAAACAAATTTTGACATCGCCACAAATCCCTATTGATGATCTGGTAAAGACATACGTTTCCGGGCGGCGACTTACAATTCCAGAATTTAGGGTTAGGAAGGCGCTGTTTTTAGGTGACTACAATCAATTCAGGCAGGAGGATAGCGAATTCATTTTGAATGTATTCACTATGCTTCCGGATGCCATCGGGACGCCGTTTGCAAAACTCAGCATAATACAGGTGCTAAAGGATAAGCAGGCTCAGGCGCACTCCCCCGCGGATGCATACATGGAGATCGGAGAAGTCGCCGCGTATTTGGAACCGATGGGCATGCCGCCAGCGATTACGCTACGTCATTTCCAATTTCTGATGGACTATCGTCTTGTTGAGCCCTACGACCCAACTGTCAACACTTCTGATTACTCTGTTCCGGTGAAAGTAACCCCGAGTGGTCTGATTCATCTGGAGTTCGCTTTGGCCGATGCGGCATATCTTGAGCATGTGGGATTAACAACCCCGGTGAGGGAGGATAAGAACGCGGACGAGATCCGGAACATGATGGCAAAGAAATGGAACACCAATGAGGCAGCGGAGCATTGA
- a CDS encoding AraC family transcriptional regulator: MDPASKRQERLRQQMIELLLALAPDEGYNLSPLPDIRFLRSNRSLTRTPVLYEPGIVIVCQGRKRGYWGDEVYLYDAQRYLVVSVPLPFSMETDASEAEPLLAIYLRLDFGMAADLLLQLEEHEALAPTPPRGMATTRLDIPLGQSVLRFLQAMQNPLEAQILGPALVREIYFRVFMGEQGGSMRAAISRQGNFGRISRAIRKIHTSFAQPLTVEELAAEARMSVPTFHVHFKAVTDTSPLQYIKSTRLHQARLLMARHGMTAAAASGQVGYESPSQFSREFKRLFGGSPLQEIARMKRHFALPDEGAPSIFVSSH, translated from the coding sequence ATGGACCCCGCATCCAAACGTCAAGAGCGCCTGCGCCAACAGATGATCGAGTTGCTGCTGGCGCTCGCGCCCGACGAGGGCTATAACCTTTCCCCGCTGCCCGATATTCGCTTTCTGCGTTCGAACCGGTCGTTGACCAGAACGCCGGTGCTCTACGAGCCGGGCATCGTGATCGTGTGCCAGGGGCGCAAGCGCGGTTATTGGGGCGATGAGGTCTATCTTTACGATGCCCAGCGATATCTGGTGGTCTCGGTGCCGTTGCCGTTTTCGATGGAGACCGACGCGAGCGAGGCCGAGCCGTTGCTGGCGATTTATTTGCGGCTGGATTTCGGCATGGCCGCCGATTTGCTGCTGCAGCTCGAGGAGCACGAAGCGCTGGCGCCGACGCCGCCTCGCGGCATGGCGACCACCCGGCTCGATATCCCGCTGGGGCAGAGCGTCCTGCGCTTTTTACAGGCGATGCAAAATCCGCTCGAGGCGCAGATCCTCGGGCCGGCGCTGGTGCGGGAAATCTACTTCCGGGTTTTCATGGGCGAGCAGGGCGGCTCGATGCGCGCCGCGATCAGCCGCCAGGGCAACTTCGGCCGCATCTCCCGCGCGATCCGCAAGATTCATACGAGTTTTGCGCAACCGCTGACGGTGGAAGAACTCGCCGCCGAAGCGCGCATGAGCGTACCCACCTTCCACGTGCACTTCAAGGCGGTGACCGATACCTCGCCGCTGCAATACATCAAGTCCACGCGCCTGCACCAGGCGCGGCTCCTGATGGCGCGCCACGGCATGACCGCGGCGGCGGCCAGCGGCCAGGTCGGTTATGAAAGCCCGTCGCAATTCAGCCGTGAATTCAAGCGATTGTTCGGCGGCAGCCCATTGCAGGAGATCGCGCGAATGAAGCGTCATTTTGCGTTGCCGGACGAAGGCGCGCCGTCGATTTTCGTATCCTCGCACTAA
- a CDS encoding GntR family transcriptional regulator, with protein MDVKVDPGVARRASLRRSSMHEATAQRLREMIQEGELAPGQHINERELCEAFDISKTPLREALKILTLEGHVTHRQHMGFRVAPIDLDELASIFEVLHGLEEMTGRLLAERIDDATLARLMEQHQRMAGYHRDGKRLAYYRANQEIHVQLVAATGNPVLASMYATLMAKVYRARGVANADVLRWQESSEEHEAIMQALRERDAGRLAAILRFHSEHTAAEVMKILRGPLVKRSGAKA; from the coding sequence ATGGATGTCAAAGTTGACCCAGGCGTGGCGCGGCGCGCCAGCCTGCGCCGCAGCAGCATGCACGAGGCTACCGCACAGCGGCTGCGGGAGATGATCCAGGAGGGCGAGCTCGCCCCCGGGCAGCATATCAACGAGCGCGAGTTGTGCGAGGCGTTCGATATTTCCAAGACGCCGCTGCGCGAGGCGCTCAAGATTCTCACTCTCGAGGGGCACGTCACGCATCGCCAGCATATGGGGTTTCGGGTCGCGCCGATCGATCTGGACGAGCTCGCGTCGATCTTCGAAGTGCTGCACGGCCTGGAGGAAATGACGGGGCGCCTGCTGGCCGAGCGCATCGACGATGCGACGCTGGCGCGGCTGATGGAACAGCACCAGCGCATGGCCGGGTATCACCGCGACGGCAAGCGCCTGGCCTATTACCGCGCCAATCAGGAGATTCACGTGCAGCTGGTGGCCGCCACCGGCAACCCGGTGCTCGCTTCGATGTATGCGACGCTGATGGCCAAGGTGTATCGCGCGCGCGGCGTCGCCAATGCCGATGTGTTGCGCTGGCAGGAGTCGTCCGAGGAACATGAAGCGATCATGCAGGCGCTGCGCGAGCGCGATGCCGGGCGGCTGGCGGCGATCCTGCGTTTTCACTCGGAGCATACCGCGGCAGAGGTGATGAAGATCCTGCGCGGCCCGCTGGTCAAACGCTCGGGCGCGAAGGCTTGA
- a CDS encoding PilZ domain-containing protein, whose product MASISNDIASKLGLSPVFPERRKEPRFRVNWHALLDFAGAISTIRVWDISREGLSIITDAAIPLNATLTLLVVGDRGEGRGQPVAVPLKAAVRNRVGTSGGYRLGAHIESIDAASWRFLLTGSAEPEPGEGDGEYREY is encoded by the coding sequence ATGGCCTCGATATCCAATGATATTGCTTCAAAACTAGGCCTTTCGCCCGTTTTTCCCGAGCGACGCAAAGAGCCTCGATTCCGCGTCAACTGGCACGCGCTGCTCGACTTCGCGGGGGCTATCTCGACCATCCGCGTCTGGGACATCTCCAGGGAAGGCCTGAGCATCATCACCGACGCGGCGATTCCGCTCAATGCCACGTTGACCCTGCTGGTGGTGGGCGATCGCGGCGAGGGGCGGGGCCAGCCGGTCGCCGTGCCGCTCAAGGCGGCCGTGCGCAACCGCGTCGGCACCAGCGGCGGGTATCGCCTGGGCGCCCATATCGAGAGCATCGACGCCGCGAGCTGGCGCTTCCTGCTCACCGGCTCGGCCGAGCCCGAACCCGGTGAGGGCGACGGCGAGTACCGCGAATATTGA
- a CDS encoding NAD-dependent succinate-semialdehyde dehydrogenase, translated as MIEVRNPADGSIVGHVKHHSEQEVREAIDRTCAAFHAWSRTLARQRSDLLRKWFELVRQDRQDFAELISRENGKCLSEALGEIDYGLGFIEWYAEEARRVYGDTIPSHAADAAVLVVKEPIGPVASITPWNFPFMMIARKVATALAAGCTIIIKPAEETPLTAYKLLEYARRAGIAEGVFEMVTGDPATIGGLMTGDPRIRKISFTGSTQIGRLLARQSADTLKKLTMELGGNAPFIVFDDADIEQALSGLVAAKLRNSGQVCISPNRIYVQAGIHDRFVQRLKEAVEPIRVDQGLQPDFVVGPLINQAALDKVSRLVEQAQRSGARTLLGGRRHDNGGLFYAPTILTHLTDDMEICSTEIFGPVFPVYTFASEHEVIARANATEYGLVAYAFTRDLGRAFRLSRDIEAGMVILNSGSVGTASVPFGGVKQSGYGREGSYYGIEEYVQVKYVLMGGLGEVGR; from the coding sequence ATGATCGAAGTAAGAAACCCCGCCGACGGCAGCATCGTCGGCCACGTCAAACACCACTCGGAGCAGGAAGTGCGCGAGGCGATCGATCGCACCTGCGCGGCGTTCCATGCATGGTCGCGAACCCTGGCCAGGCAGCGCAGCGACCTGCTGCGCAAGTGGTTCGAGCTGGTCAGGCAAGACCGGCAGGACTTCGCCGAACTGATCTCGCGCGAGAACGGTAAGTGCCTGAGCGAAGCGCTCGGCGAAATCGACTACGGCCTGGGCTTCATCGAATGGTATGCGGAAGAAGCCCGGCGCGTATATGGCGACACGATTCCGTCGCACGCCGCCGATGCCGCGGTGCTGGTCGTCAAGGAGCCGATCGGCCCGGTGGCGTCGATCACGCCATGGAATTTCCCGTTCATGATGATTGCCCGCAAGGTCGCCACCGCCCTCGCGGCCGGTTGCACGATCATCATCAAGCCGGCGGAAGAAACGCCGCTGACCGCCTACAAACTGCTTGAATACGCAAGACGCGCCGGCATTGCCGAGGGCGTTTTCGAGATGGTGACCGGCGACCCCGCCACCATCGGCGGCCTGATGACCGGCGACCCGCGCATCCGGAAGATCTCGTTCACCGGATCGACCCAAATCGGCCGGCTGCTCGCCCGGCAAAGCGCGGATACGCTGAAAAAACTGACCATGGAACTCGGCGGCAACGCGCCGTTCATCGTGTTCGACGACGCCGACATCGAACAGGCGCTGTCAGGGCTGGTTGCCGCCAAGCTGCGCAACTCCGGCCAGGTCTGCATCTCGCCGAACCGCATCTACGTGCAGGCCGGCATTCACGATCGCTTCGTGCAGCGCCTGAAGGAAGCCGTCGAGCCAATCCGCGTCGACCAGGGATTGCAGCCCGACTTCGTGGTGGGGCCGCTGATCAACCAGGCCGCGCTCGACAAGGTATCGCGGCTCGTCGAACAGGCGCAGCGAAGCGGCGCCAGGACGCTGCTCGGCGGGCGGCGACACGACAACGGCGGGCTCTTCTATGCGCCGACCATCCTCACCCACCTCACCGACGACATGGAGATCTGCTCGACTGAAATCTTCGGCCCGGTCTTCCCCGTCTACACATTCGCCTCCGAGCACGAAGTCATTGCGCGCGCCAACGCCACCGAATACGGTCTGGTCGCCTACGCATTCACGCGCGATCTCGGCCGGGCATTCCGGCTCTCGCGCGACATCGAGGCCGGCATGGTGATCCTCAACTCAGGCTCGGTGGGCACCGCTTCCGTGCCGTTTGGCGGGGTCAAGCAATCCGGCTACGGGCGCGAAGGCAGCTATTACGGCATCGAAGAGTATGTGCAGGTGAAGTATGTGTTGATGGGTGGGTTGGGCGAGGTGGGTCGGTAG
- a CDS encoding aspartate/glutamate racemase family protein — MSKRILLGMLTPSSNTALEPLTSAMVAGLPGVSAHFSRFTVTEISLKDRALGQFDDSKIIEAAKLLADAKVDVIGWNGTSSGWLGFEADRRLCERITEATGVPATTSVLALNEILEKTGAKRFGLATPYLDDVQEKIVSNYASEGFQCVAERHLGLHVNFSFSEVTEDQIRGMVRDVARERPEAISTFCTNLKAAHLVPELERETGIPIYDTIATVVWKSLRMAGFDTTQVKGWGRLFQEVA, encoded by the coding sequence ATGAGTAAACGTATTCTGCTGGGCATGTTGACCCCCTCGTCCAACACCGCGCTCGAACCATTGACGAGCGCCATGGTGGCCGGGCTGCCGGGCGTCTCCGCCCATTTCTCCCGCTTTACCGTCACGGAAATCTCGCTCAAGGACCGCGCCCTCGGCCAGTTCGACGACAGCAAGATCATCGAAGCCGCCAAGCTGCTGGCCGACGCCAAGGTCGACGTGATCGGCTGGAACGGCACCTCCTCGGGCTGGCTCGGCTTCGAGGCCGACCGCCGCCTGTGCGAGCGCATCACCGAAGCCACCGGCGTTCCCGCCACCACCTCGGTGCTCGCGCTCAACGAGATCCTCGAAAAAACCGGCGCTAAGCGCTTCGGGCTGGCCACGCCGTACCTCGACGACGTACAGGAAAAAATCGTCAGCAACTACGCCAGCGAGGGTTTTCAGTGCGTGGCCGAGCGCCATCTGGGGCTGCACGTGAACTTCAGCTTCTCCGAAGTCACCGAAGACCAGATTCGCGGCATGGTGCGCGACGTCGCGCGCGAGCGGCCGGAGGCCATTTCCACCTTCTGCACCAACCTCAAGGCGGCGCACCTGGTGCCCGAGCTGGAGCGCGAAACCGGCATTCCGATCTATGACACGATCGCCACCGTGGTGTGGAAATCGCTGCGCATGGCCGGCTTCGACACCACCCAGGTCAAGGGCTGGGGCCGGCTGTTCCAGGAAGTCGCCTAA